A single region of the Candidatus Zymogenus saltonus genome encodes:
- a CDS encoding SurA N-terminal domain-containing protein has translation MLDIMRKSASSWWLKALLLAVALSFIIGFGILTSFRNEDQSRFAARVGKTIITHAEFQTAFENQLKAIKEKYGEDLEEEDIKKLGIRKSILDDQIDKILEIEEAKKLNIPVTDEEVRDAIKSIPYFLKDGEFDYDTYKEVLKYNKLTEAGFEAIIRNDIMIQKFSGLIKNSAKASEEDVIVIAKTFQGITPEEYNELSPDEKELLKANALMVKRIEEYNNFIKELRSKADIEYNKDYLD, from the coding sequence CGCTCCTCTTGGCGGTGGCGTTGAGCTTCATCATCGGCTTTGGGATTCTCACCTCATTCAGAAACGAAGATCAGAGCCGTTTCGCCGCCAGGGTCGGAAAAACGATAATCACCCACGCCGAATTTCAAACGGCCTTTGAAAATCAACTCAAGGCAATAAAGGAAAAGTACGGCGAGGATCTGGAGGAAGAAGACATAAAGAAACTCGGCATCAGAAAATCGATCCTGGATGACCAGATCGATAAAATCCTCGAAATCGAGGAGGCAAAGAAGCTCAACATCCCGGTGACCGACGAGGAGGTTCGGGACGCTATAAAGAGCATTCCCTATTTTCTAAAAGACGGGGAATTCGACTACGATACCTACAAAGAAGTCCTTAAATACAATAAACTTACAGAGGCCGGCTTCGAGGCGATCATAAGAAATGATATTATGATCCAGAAGTTCTCGGGTCTCATCAAGAACTCGGCAAAGGCTTCCGAAGAAGACGTAATAGTTATTGCGAAGACATTTCAGGGGATAACGCCCGAGGAGTACAACGAGCTTTCCCCGGACGAGAAAGAGCTTTTAAAAGCGAACGCCCTCATGGTAAAGAGGATCGAGGAATACAACAACTTCATCAAAGAGCTCAGATCCAAGGCGGATATAGAATACAATAAAGACTATCTCGATTGA